A region from the Oncorhynchus tshawytscha isolate Ot180627B linkage group LG26, Otsh_v2.0, whole genome shotgun sequence genome encodes:
- the LOC112225135 gene encoding small membrane A-kinase anchor protein — protein sequence MGCVKSKKSDPTQYANSVEKVDGKRWGENALLVHSETGSGKDSARVDPILLEYAQRLSEEIVARAVQQWLEVDSRYSDIPYIECDVP from the coding sequence ATGGGATGCGTCAAATCCAAGAAGAGCGATCCGACCCAGTACGCCAACTCGGTGGAGAAGGTGGACGGGAAGCGATGGGGCGAGAATGCGCTGCTGGTCCACTCTGAGACGGGGTCAGGGAAAGACTCTGCCCGGGTGGACCCCATCCTGCTGGAGTATGCCCAGCGGCTGTCGGAGGAGATTGTGGCCCGGGCAGTGCAGCAGTGGCTGGAGGTGGACAGCCGCTACAGTGACATCCCCTACATCGAGTGTGACGTGccatga